Sequence from the Pecten maximus chromosome 8, xPecMax1.1, whole genome shotgun sequence genome:
CATGCACGGCCTACACgaagaaaaaaatatggtaTCTGTATTGTAGTGACTTATATCGAACTGCTTATGAAAAAAGTGTCCTATCGAGGATACGAAGTGAAGAAGACAAGTATTGAAATACCATTGAAATACTATTGGCCAGTCAGCATGAAGCTTGCTTAGTGTTGGCCACCAAACTTTTACCCGATGGTTGATATATTCCTGTCTACGGCACAGgtccatgtttgattatttttcacaCATACTTTAAAAAGTAACAAATTGTAAAGAGTTGTAAAACCTTCTAATAGCACTATCATCAACGTCCTTGAAATGTTCCTCAGAAATGATCACATTTGTTTCTACAAAATACCATGCTGGCTAAAACATATCTTTCATAACCTCGCTCACCAGTTACTTCAACAGGCTGCTACAAGTCGTTGTTTCGTTATATTCGTATTCTGACGTTTCTATCTAGCAACTAATGGAGTTTTCTCGTGAATACCCTAGTGCCAACGAAATACAAATAATGTAGTCAATAAAGATGACATTATTTGGAAATGGTCCATAACAGATGTTGGTTACACCCCTAACGGTATGGCGAAACTAGGTTGTtcgtttcaaaaaaaaaatattcaatgaatatttctatcaacatttgtattatataacttagtcgttttattcattttgtttatatcgTTAAGTGCTATATTTTATTCGAATGACGCCCGGACAGTTAAAAACATTTCGAGCCCGTTCTGAATATCCGGGAGTGCGCACCGTACTTTTGAAATTGtaagcaaaatatttcaaaaataactaTTTGCCATTTGCTACATAACCATGTAACCTACGGTTATGTAGCAAATGGCAAATAGTTATTATAAAAGAGCTATTCAAGGTTAAATGGTAAACCTTTTATGAATGAATTCAATCAAAAACCATAGTAACTCTAAGTTTAGTAGAGCGAACTTACTTTGGTTACATGAAGTGCGCATGTGAGAGAAATAAGAAGCTACGATTCGCATGACTATTGCTCAACATTGGCTCATGCGTCACCATTAGGAAATACTACAGTGATTAAATGACTATAAACTGTTTATGTAACTGATTATCTTTAACATATGAAGCATGCATGAATCAGAACTGCTTGTTCATAAAACGTAATGCTTACAGAGAAGGCATGAATGCATcgatctatttatctatttcagCATAGTTTAAAGCTTATAAATTGTGTAGTATCACACCGAATACATGTTCTATACGTGTAATACTTTGCAGTCGGACAATGTTTTATTGCCTGCATTAAGTTGCTAGCAATAAAATCAatactaattaaaaaaaaaaaacatccgaTTCACGACGTCTTTTGTACCTTGCATCTATGAGTTTGACCTTAAGAGCTCTGTCAGTACCATTGTGACCTTACCTTGAGTGGTAAATGAACACCGAGGGAAGGCAGTACTTTTGTGGCCCAGGGTCCGACAGTCAGTACCATTGTGACCTTACCTTGAGTGGTAAATGGACCCCGAGGGAAGGTAGTACTTTTGTGGCCCAGGGTCCGACAGTCAGTACCAGGTTACGACCACGATAGCTTCCCTTGTTTGTTTTTACAGTCACAATGTCCCCCGGGTACACGTCAAGCATTGGTTCGTTGTCGAGTAGAACGCCTCCATGATTGATAAACGCTTTCTACAAAAATGGAAATTCTAATCCAGTTCTTATCGAAACAACTCTATATCGCGGAATATATTTTGATGCTTTAAATGAAGACAAGGGTACATTGGAACATTGGAAACCATTTGGAGGCAATGAAAATTAACTTATTCAAACGAAATGTAGACTCGATAAAAGGCATCACAACGCCAAAAGGTAAGATTCACCACAGCTAAGATTCATCAGAGAAATCAATTACTATTAAATtagtatttaaatgttttttgcGGTTGTTTGTACTATttgacatcctatcaacagctgcGGTCATTTACGGACATCATCCTCTGTTTGTGAAATACATgatggtggtgtgtgtgttggGAGTATGGTATCTTCCTGTtgatctccttgtgatagctgATAAAGGCTTTATAATACTACCCCCACATATCGCCGCAAACACCCAGAAGGGAATCAAATgtggccacattatactgacaatagcAGAACCAGTCCTCTCATTCTTCTGAGCGCTACACAGTAGTAGTATCAGACTATACGTCTCGGCCAGGGTACCAGGGTACCCAACCCGAAGCCACCCGcacagggacgaacgctcaacGAAAAACAACAGTGAGGCAGTGTCCTGAGTGACGTCAGATAGAAGAATTTTgcttagaaagaagagaaaatattgTCTGCATTTCCATCTCCAATAGTTTTTAATCTGGTGATATACAGTGTTTTACCAAATATGTCTAATATGATAATATTCATTATGTCAGCTTAATGTTAGTATATAGAGTAGTTATAACGACAGTGGATAGAGGGAAATGTTTCGGGATATCATCTAATGAGATTATTCTCAATTTGGGAGAATCCCCGGTGGAGATGATAAGAAAAATCATTTAATGGGGTATTCTCCATTAGGGAGAAGCCCCGGTGGagatgttttctttttgttgaAATCTTTGGTGGGtattatttgtatttgaaagatCCACTATTTGGATATTCTATATCTGTgcgaaaattaaaaaaaaaattgaagagtCTCTTTGTGAGTTTTTCTATATTTGGGATAAACTCATGCTCTATTTTTATTAATCCTCTTGTTGGACAATATTGTGTTGGGGAACCCTCTGATGGGATATTCTATGTTTGACAGAAACTCTGGTAAAATTTTATATTCAGACGAGTTCCTTCTATTGGGGTTTCTCTGCTTTAACGAATCATCGGAATGTCTTTTATCTGTTGGATAGAACCCTCATCTATAATATTCTCTACAGAGACAAAAGTCTTGTAGGGCATTTTCGTTTCCGGAGAACCCCATGAAAAAGCTCGACTTTGGTTTGAAAATAAAGGATTTTGTCGGGAAATGATACTGTTAACATAAAAAGTAAATCTGTCCTCACGTATAAAATCGTCTACATGTATAAGCTATTAGAATACCTGAAATGCTGCAAGTGActtgtctgaaaacaatattccTCCGGAGGGATCCTCTACAGCCACAGTATCCATGGGATAACGAAGCATTGGATATTTCTTCCCAAGAGCACACGAATCCAGTGACGTAAATGGCATGGAATGCTTATGTAACGATTTCAGTACATCTTTTATAAATGATTCTCCCTCGGATCCGCAAAAAAGGATGCCAGTCTGCCTAACATGACATCAAGTGAGTTGTTTATGTGAAGGCATGCATGTCCATAATAAAGCAAGTGATATAGAAATATAGTGATTACAGCCAATACAGCAATGATGGAGGAAACATATGTATAACATGTACTCATAAAAAAATTTGGTGCTGGACCCAAGTGTATGCATTTTTTAACTTACTGAAATCAAATTACTGTTACAGAGTGTCAAGCCAGTGAGCACTTCATCAAAGTGTCATGAAATAAACTATTTACTTAAAAAGAGTTGTTCCAGTCTCCTGTTCTAGCGCCGCCCACTTTTTGAACGCCTCCGGCATCATTTTTGTGTAATGGTCGCCTTCCCCTCCATAAGCCTTCCGGATAATCCGACTTTGTCCGTGGGAACTCCCGCGAGTATGCGGTAGAGGAAACTACAACGAAAACAATAAGTGAAGAGTAATATGATGACagaatacatatacaatgtatagtactCGTGACATGCATGTGATATTTAGCAGGGAAACATTATTTGCTTATTTGCTATTATCTGTTATCAGGGGAAATTCGCTTAAAAAGTTATCTTATGCATTTTGACTTCATagtaatttagaaaaaaaaagttttgattaTGTATTTGCTTTATAGTGATAGGAAATCGGAGGTTGCCATTCCTAGGAATGTCACACCGAGTTATTTAATCGTAATTGGTAATATAATGCATTAGGTATATTACGTTATCACTGCAGTCGTTTTCAATAGTTAAATTGTTAtaaaaccaatcaaaatgaAACGTAGATGAATTTAAAGTTAAGACAATGAACAATTGTAATTTTTCAAACTCTAAAAATGGTACATCTGTTTAAGGATTATGGTGAACAAGTctaaataattgttttgttataaattaTGCCAGTAGATCTGATAGCATACATCTTCCTATGATATTATTTAGTTATATCTTAAAGTATGCATAAGTATATACACAAACGTTTGTAAGCATATAATAGAGGCGCCCATAAGTATAATCACCTCTTAGTAATTTATACTCGTCGCTTCGATGACGCCATTTGCATCTCAAGGTCAAAATAGAATGAGTTTTTACAAATGCTCCTATTGTGTGTTATATTGGGTGTCATGTGAGTCCATAGGCGTGGTTATATCTTGTGAAATATGTGATACCCGTGTGCTGATTGTATTCTCCGTTCCCATGTTTTGTCGAAATTTACAAACACCCTATCAGATTACATGTCAACAAGGCCAACGGTTTGCCATGTTACATAATATAATCAAAGTACTTCTGGtaaattgcaccatagtagTAATATATAGGCTTGTGAAAATATCATAGGATTTGCTGTCTAGATAACCCTAAATGAGGTCAAGGTGTAGTCTGGCCCTacgtaaacatgtacatatggCATTATGTCacataaaacaagaaatatatttaaaaaaaagataaacggcaaagttttaatgctggtagttataatgtaaaactgctggtgaaataaatcaacgaactaatgcggttcagcacggataacaaaattatatcagtttgaatcatttttggtgataataagactgcatttgaatcaggaatataattttattaatctGTCATTTGAAACAGACTTACCTGTTCCAGAAGCAATGCACGCTGTCCAGTTTTTATTATGTTATAGGCCGTTGAGCATCCCATAATGCCTGCCCCTACCACAATAGCATCGTACACTTGATCCATCCTGTCAGGTGAGAGGGTAAATAggtcaaacaatatatatgtcaatacaTAATCCAAAGAGACTCATACTAATAGTTGTCGTTTTATATGCCTACATATACCTACAGTTCATATCTGAAATAGCTTGATTCAGCAACACTTTTGTAAAAGTCAGAGTTTATGAAAAAAGAAATGTCTCACTAAACAAGATGGGTTTTTTTCAAGATAATTGTTTCCCTACACATGGGCTGGGAAGGACAGGTGCCATGGGCCATGGGCCATAGCGGTATAAAAATTCTTTATggtcaataaaaaaaacaaaagtcacataaagacattaaaacagTGGTAAATGGTCCATACCTAGAGCCGGCCTTCCCAATCCCTGCCTACACAGTTTGTAAACGATCACTATTGATAACTAGCATGCCTTCAATACACGGACAGGTCATGTCGGCAGACTGAAAACGTAAGGAAACCCCTTCGTCCTAAATAGGGAACATAGCTAGGTTGGGGTCAACATAGTGATGCTATTTGTATTTCAAGCACGAACTGCTGCCTAATCTACTTATTTAATAGCCATGCCTACGGGCTGTACATGAAAACTCGAACATCCGGTCATGTTCGATTCAGTATGACATTGCATTTAGACTACTCCGGATTTAAAACATAAATGCATACTTGGATGGATGTTTTGTCGATGCGATACAATCTACCGATATGGCTCAACAtctttacaaaaatgtaaatacatttatgGCTTGAAAGGGAAATAGAAAGGACTTACCTTTGTATAGTCAGCCTGATCGAAGGAGAAACACGAATGCTCAAAACAAATTAGACAACTTTTTTTGGCAGCCAGGCAGATATCAAGATATGACgtaacatgtacacatgtatacttgttgcatttttttttcatttggaaAATACATTGCTTTCACTGTCATGCATTCTTAAGTCAGTGTTTTGATTGAGCTAACTACACATGTTTACAAACACAGACAGTTCTACTATTTGTTCTGGTAGACTGCGTAAACTATGTCCCCATTCTGAAGTTTTCATTCATAAACTTTAGTCATCAGGCGTTAGAAAGCATAGTCAGCTTTAACGTCCTCGCTTATTTGCAGAATGGCTCGGTGGATGGGAAAGCTCATGCGGGTATGTTCTGGACAGATGTATAGTTTTGAATTATACATCTACACACTAATGCACCTATTGAAATATCAGTGTCGAGCATTGCTTATCTTTAACTAGGTTGCGCGTTTTGAGAATAAATCATGTTATGTATTATCCGGGACTAATTAATGATAACCCCAAATGTTCATTTTCTGTAGTGTATATCTGCTGTTGGAAAATATTCTTTCAGTATTTGTGATTAATCACAATCGATTaaagacaaaaataataataatgaaatgcTGATTTACATGTTATACATGCCAAACGTTACATTTTAACGGCTTTACCGTCATCGAAATTTTTTATATTTGGTTCGTAAAATTAAGTAAGTATTCATGTTTCAGGCGCTGTTGCATATTTTTGGTGTGACATATTTTTGCATTGTTTGCGCCATTCTATGTGAAAATCAATATATATCGTCGATGCGTCATTTGAAGTTTTATCGTTTATATGATAAGTTAAAATAAACGTGACATTTGTCTGTTAAAACTGGTTTAATTGGCATGATTAGCTTATGAGGAATATATTTCACTTTAATATACTTTAATCAAGAattttgtaacatgataaaGCATTGCAATATCACTAACGATAATGACTACCTGTTCATGTCGTTATATGACTCAGACCAAAAATCCGACATCATGCCATGACGTCCCTTAACATATCTGCACGCTAGACAAACAGTGATATGCTTCTTAGAAGAACTTGGTATTTGGCTACGGATTTTATGTTGATAGTGTTACGAAAATATGTGTATTCTTTGTTAGCCTACTGTTAGATCAGCTGATTGTAGCTCGCTATCTAAATTGTTGTTTTACTAATTATTTATTAAGTATTTACGCTATTCCTATGTATTATATCTAGGATAGTAtctaaaccttgttataacaaCAATCGCTAGGTCATATTTACGTCTAAATATCCTCTAATGCTGTCAGAAGTGATTTAATACGTCCTCTTCTGGGCGCTGACATCTTTGTTTATCTGCCACTGTGTTAAACTATGGAAGTACATACGTAGGATATCATTGGTTGATTGTATAAATCGCGTCGTGTCATTGGTCGGTCGGTTTTACACTAGACCTCCGATGCGCATGTCTGTTGTCTCAGCAGTCGCATCGGGGAGTCTTCCTCCACTCACTCATCTGTGCGGCAGTATTATTGTTTCGCCAGATAGCAAGGTAATATTTTACCCCTTTGGAAGCTCCATctttttgttaaatgttttaaattgttaaaCGGCACCAGGCACGTTacaattattgataattattactagatttatttttataaatcatttaaaataatatttttactCCGTCTGCTAGGGGTTGCCCCGAGTAGAGCTCCGAGTAGAGCCCCGAATAGTTCCCCCAATCGGATGACCCTAAGTCTAGTAAAACCCCTATATCTCCTCATAAATAAAACAGTTGAGACAGGCAGTATACCAAATAAATGGAAAATGGCTAATGTGAGTGCTATATATAAAGGATCTGGGAAACAAAATGACACATCTAGTTATCGACCTATATCAGTTACGTCCTGTTTTAGCAAAATAATGGAAAAGGCTATCTTTAAATacctttataattatattaaggATCATAACATTATATCTAAACATCAATCTGGATTTATGCCTGGTGATTCGACTACTAATCAACTTTTATCTATCTATCATACAATAACTAGTAATTTGGACTCTAGAAAAGAAGATTCATATTCTGTGATATAAGCAAAGCTTTCGACCGTGTCTGGCATAAGGGGCTACTTCATAAATTAGAATGTTATGGCATAACTGGAAATCTTCTTAATTGGTTTAATAGCTATCTAACtaatagaaaacaaagagtTATAACAGAAGGTCACTTTTCTTCATTCAAAAATGTCGATGCTGGGGTTCCCCAAGGGTCTGTACTGGGgccttttctttttcttctatACATTAATGACCTACCAGATGCCTTAACAAATCAAGTAAAACTTTTCGCTGATGATACATCACTATATCAACCCCAATAAAACAAAGTCTGTTCTTTTCTCcaggaaaaaaacacaaattattcCCCAGTTATTTTTCCTGGACACACCAATAGATAACTCACATACTCATAAGCAATTAGGTCTAACATTTAATTCAGATGGTTCTTGGTCTGagcatatacaaaatatctttgaaaaatcCTACAAACGATTGAACATtctaaaaagtttaaaatacaaattaaatagaGAAACATTAATAACTATGTACGTAGCATTTATAAGACCAATACTAGAATATTCATCTGTAGTTTGGGATAATtgcaataatacatgtaaacaattgaTCGAATCAATACAGTTAGAAGCTACACGTAGTATCACTGGACTTAGGAAAGGAACTCcacataatatattatacagaaaACTTGGACTGGAAACTTTAGAAAGTCgttgaaaaaaacataaacttaTACTAATGTACCATATCTTACATAATAATGCACCCCAATACCTAATTGATATTAGTCACTCAATACTTAaatgacaatgaagacacagTACATCATCTCCGTAGGCAACGATTATTCAATCAGCCACTATGTAGATCAGACAATTATTATAACAGCTTTTTCCCAACTATGCTACGTGAATTTAATTCCATTGACACTACAATTCTAAATTCACCATCCCTAGGTGTTTTTAAGAAACTTATCACTCCCGTCAATTTAGACCAGGGTCTAATCCGTACAAcggacatttttaaaaataaaggtaatagaaaagaatatattatattatgtcaACTTAGAAACAATGCaagtaatttaaattttgaccgTTTTAATGATCATCTCATGGTTCACCGTTGTGCAGATGTAATCAAGGGGATGAAACTTCATACCATTACTTTTTTGAATGCTGCTTATATGAACAGCAAAGGCAAGagttgaaacaaaatatcaataaccaGCATCATCTAACCACTATAATATTAACACATGGA
This genomic interval carries:
- the LOC117332913 gene encoding peroxisomal sarcosine oxidase-like, translating into MDQVYDAIVVGAGIMGCSTAYNIIKTGQRALLLEQFPLPHTRGSSHGQSRIIRKAYGGEGDHYTKMMPEAFKKWAALEQETGTTLFKQTGILFCGSEGESFIKDVLKSLHKHSMPFTSLDSCALGKKYPMLRYPMDTVAVEDPSGGILFSDKSLAAFQKAFINHGGVLLDNEPMLDVYPGDIVTVKTNKGSYRGRNLVLTVGPWATKVLPSLGVHLPLKAVHVNVFYWKEKVRGTYSVGKCPVVIQEHGDRHDHFYGIPSFEYPGLYKFCCHHGPEIDPDRRDDVDTSWVLEKTKACVANNFPLLEPTPAIRETCIYTLAPDHNFILDRHPTMSNVIIGAGFSGHGFKLAPVVGKLLCELVMNKTPSYDMSPFRIDRFYKSSKL